The Microbacterium sp. LWO12-1.2 genome includes a window with the following:
- a CDS encoding class I mannose-6-phosphate isomerase, producing MKPIVLSSNRPPERFYRGGAALCAFRGESVTAEREPEDWVASTTTIRGEQSLGLSTLPDGRVLRDAIDEDPIGWLGDAHARRWGADARLLVKLLDAGQRLPVHAHPHDDFAASHLGRAHGKAEAWYILEGGPVHIGLREEVSQETLADLVSRQDVDALLGLLHEIPVQPGDVVWVPAGELHAIGAGVLLLELQQPEDLSILLEWDGFAIDGPGEGHLGLGFDLALTAVTTTARSAVDMGALVHAAPPSGSVLPRAADEYFRLERLPLHGAAVIDPGFSVVVVVRGVADLDGLVLTTGATVLVPAATGRVQVSGDAELLIARPPAP from the coding sequence ATGAAGCCGATCGTCCTCTCGTCGAACCGCCCTCCGGAGCGCTTCTACCGCGGGGGAGCGGCGCTGTGCGCCTTCCGCGGCGAGTCCGTCACTGCCGAGCGCGAGCCGGAGGACTGGGTCGCATCGACCACGACCATCCGTGGGGAGCAGTCGCTCGGTCTGAGCACGCTCCCGGACGGACGCGTGCTGCGCGATGCGATCGACGAGGATCCGATCGGCTGGCTCGGAGACGCCCATGCCCGGCGCTGGGGTGCGGACGCCCGGCTGCTCGTGAAGCTCTTGGACGCCGGTCAGCGGCTGCCGGTGCACGCGCACCCGCACGACGACTTCGCCGCATCGCACCTCGGGCGTGCGCACGGCAAGGCCGAGGCCTGGTACATCCTCGAGGGTGGCCCTGTGCACATCGGCCTGCGCGAGGAGGTCTCGCAGGAGACCCTCGCCGACCTCGTCTCCCGTCAGGACGTCGACGCGCTCCTCGGGCTCCTGCACGAGATCCCGGTGCAGCCGGGCGACGTGGTGTGGGTTCCCGCCGGTGAGCTGCACGCCATCGGCGCCGGCGTGCTGCTGCTCGAGCTGCAGCAGCCGGAGGACCTGTCGATCCTGCTCGAGTGGGACGGCTTCGCGATCGACGGACCGGGGGAGGGACACCTCGGATTGGGCTTCGACCTCGCGCTCACCGCCGTGACGACCACCGCGCGCAGCGCCGTCGACATGGGGGCGCTCGTGCACGCCGCGCCCCCATCCGGATCGGTGCTCCCTCGAGCCGCAGACGAGTATTTCCGCCTCGAGCGGCTGCCCCTGCACGGTGCCGCCGTGATCGACCCCGGATTCTCGGTCGTGGTCGTGGTCAGGGGCGTCGCCGACCTCGACGGCCTCGTGCTCACGACGGGAGCGACGGTGCTGGTGCCCGCCGCAACGGGGCGCGTGCAGGTCAGTGGCGATGCTGAACTGCTGATCGCCCGTCCACCGGCCCCCTGA
- a CDS encoding DUF3817 domain-containing protein — MPEPKVASFPAIRGALKFYQIASIITGVMLLLLVAEMVLKYTPIHLELFAGGSGGPLWFAPVVEGPEGLESTGDGLNLSLFILVAHGWFYVVYLFACFRMWSLMRWPFLRFILLALGGVIPLLSFIMEATVARDVKSYLATREAADAATSAATDPRTAPEGVR, encoded by the coding sequence ATGCCCGAACCGAAAGTCGCCAGCTTTCCGGCGATCCGCGGTGCGCTGAAGTTCTACCAGATCGCGTCGATCATCACCGGAGTCATGCTGCTCCTGCTGGTCGCCGAGATGGTGCTGAAGTACACGCCGATCCACCTCGAGCTCTTCGCCGGAGGATCCGGCGGACCGCTCTGGTTCGCCCCGGTCGTCGAAGGCCCCGAAGGACTCGAGTCGACGGGTGACGGGCTCAACCTGTCGCTGTTCATCCTCGTGGCCCACGGCTGGTTCTACGTCGTGTACCTGTTCGCGTGCTTCCGGATGTGGAGCCTGATGCGCTGGCCGTTCCTGCGCTTCATCCTGCTCGCACTCGGCGGTGTCATCCCGCTGCTGTCCTTCATCATGGAGGCGACCGTCGCTCGCGACGTCAAGTCCTACCTCGCCACCAGGGAGGCTGCAGACGCTGCGACCAGCGCTGCGACCGACCCGAGAACCGCCCCGGAAGGTGTCCGTTGA
- the guaA gene encoding glutamine-hydrolyzing GMP synthase, translated as MTEQSETQQRPALVVDFGAQYAQLIARRVREAGVYSEIVPHTATAAEIAAKNPVAIILSGGPSSVYEEGAPRLDPAVFELGVPTLGICYGFQYMAQTLGGEVANTGLREYGATDAVITGDGGTLLGGQPLEQNVWMSHGDQVATAPEGFDVLATTDATKVAAFANEERGFYGVQWHPEVKHSDHGQRVIENFLHKGAGLASAWNSGNVIAEQIERIREQVGDARVISALSGGVDSAVSTALVHKAIGDQLTAVFVDHGLLRKGEREQVEKDYVESTGVRLITVDAADTFLGHLQGVTDPEEKRKIIGREFIRAFEKVQLDLVAEAKASGGAPVKFLVQGTLYPDVVESGGGAGTANIKSHHNVGGLPDDLDFELIEPLRALFKDEVRAIGRELGIPEAIVGRQPFPGPGLGIRIIGEVTQDRLDILREADAIAREELTKAGLDQEIWQCPVVLLADVRSVGVQGDGRTYGHPIVLRPVSSEDAMTADWTRLPYDVLSKISNRITNGVRDVNRVVLDVTSKPPGTIEWE; from the coding sequence TTGACCGAGCAGTCCGAGACCCAGCAGCGCCCTGCGCTCGTCGTCGACTTCGGCGCGCAGTACGCGCAGCTGATCGCCCGTCGTGTCCGCGAGGCGGGCGTCTACAGCGAGATCGTCCCGCACACCGCCACGGCGGCGGAGATCGCGGCGAAGAACCCGGTGGCCATCATCCTCTCCGGCGGACCGTCGTCGGTGTACGAAGAGGGCGCTCCGCGCCTCGACCCTGCGGTCTTCGAGCTCGGCGTTCCCACGCTCGGCATCTGCTACGGATTCCAGTACATGGCCCAGACCCTCGGCGGCGAGGTCGCGAACACCGGTCTGCGCGAGTACGGCGCGACGGACGCTGTGATCACGGGTGACGGCGGAACCCTGCTGGGTGGTCAGCCCCTCGAGCAGAACGTCTGGATGAGCCACGGCGACCAGGTCGCCACGGCCCCGGAGGGCTTCGACGTGCTCGCCACGACGGATGCGACCAAGGTCGCGGCCTTCGCGAACGAGGAGCGTGGCTTCTACGGTGTGCAGTGGCACCCCGAGGTCAAGCACTCCGACCACGGCCAGCGCGTGATCGAGAACTTCCTGCACAAGGGTGCGGGCCTCGCCTCCGCCTGGAACAGCGGCAACGTGATCGCCGAGCAGATCGAGCGCATCCGCGAGCAGGTCGGCGACGCACGCGTGATCTCGGCTCTCTCCGGTGGCGTCGACTCCGCCGTCTCCACGGCCCTCGTCCACAAGGCGATCGGCGACCAGCTCACCGCGGTCTTCGTCGACCACGGCCTTCTCCGCAAGGGCGAGCGCGAGCAGGTCGAGAAGGACTACGTCGAGTCCACCGGTGTGCGTCTGATCACGGTCGATGCGGCCGACACCTTCCTCGGTCACCTCCAGGGCGTGACCGACCCGGAGGAGAAGCGCAAGATCATCGGCCGCGAGTTCATCCGCGCGTTCGAGAAGGTGCAGCTCGACCTCGTCGCCGAAGCGAAGGCTTCAGGCGGCGCCCCCGTGAAGTTCCTCGTGCAGGGCACGCTGTACCCCGACGTCGTCGAGTCCGGCGGTGGCGCGGGCACCGCGAACATCAAGTCGCACCACAACGTGGGCGGACTGCCCGACGACCTCGACTTCGAGCTGATCGAACCGCTGCGCGCCCTGTTCAAGGACGAGGTCCGCGCGATCGGCCGCGAGCTCGGCATTCCCGAGGCCATCGTCGGACGCCAGCCGTTCCCCGGCCCCGGCCTCGGCATCCGCATCATCGGCGAGGTCACGCAGGACCGTCTCGACATCCTGCGCGAAGCCGACGCGATCGCCCGCGAAGAGCTGACCAAGGCCGGCCTCGACCAGGAGATCTGGCAGTGCCCCGTCGTGCTCCTCGCCGACGTGCGCTCGGTGGGCGTGCAGGGCGACGGCCGCACCTACGGCCACCCGATCGTGCTGCGCCCGGTGTCGAGCGAAGACGCCATGACCGCCGACTGGACGCGTCTGCCGTACGACGTGCTCTCGAAGATCTCCAACCGCATCACCAACGGGGTGCGCGACGTCAACCGCGTCGTGCTCGACGTCACGTCGAAGCCGCCGGGAACGATCGAGTGGGAGTAG
- a CDS encoding glycosyltransferase gives MLPDAAPVLPDAEYLVLSSRLIPGLDGGYTIATLARTRQLAGAGVAEGAGPQLLTFDPGTLEAHAEHRETFRQRGALTDTSRMRNLFDEARDDGGGAAEWLRAAADPTLTARGGVEYRTIADTAGRPFVALPVISGDPDWHLSREAVQVYDADGAVVGGVAGFGGLYLAWLEHIAAGLGERPIVVICESRQLGELIASWADPRVRIVHTIHTIHLEAPYTADAPMNTLWTRWLGLADRFDGVIWPTATQRDDVVARFGASAHHAVVPNPIPAVTRRDDLREDGLVVVLGRLAPGKRVDHAIRAFLAADVPGARMEIWGGGPEQERLAALIEELGASDRVVLSGYTDDPGRVLDRAALVVTATAFEGQPLSIVEALLHGAPVVSYDARYGIRDVLQQGGGVLVPGGDVDALGAAVRRVLTDDALRTRLGEEGPAVAAAWSPERSLAALTDVIADVVQRPSRRA, from the coding sequence ATGCTCCCCGATGCGGCGCCGGTTCTCCCCGACGCCGAGTACCTCGTCCTGTCGAGCCGTCTGATCCCGGGGCTCGACGGCGGGTACACGATCGCGACGCTTGCGCGTACCCGGCAGCTCGCCGGTGCCGGTGTCGCCGAGGGTGCCGGTCCGCAACTGCTGACGTTCGACCCGGGAACGCTCGAGGCTCATGCCGAGCACCGGGAGACCTTCCGGCAGCGCGGCGCGCTCACCGACACCTCGCGGATGCGCAACCTGTTCGACGAGGCACGGGACGACGGCGGCGGCGCGGCCGAGTGGCTGCGCGCCGCGGCGGACCCGACGCTCACTGCGCGAGGTGGCGTCGAGTACCGCACGATCGCCGACACGGCAGGGCGCCCGTTCGTCGCTCTTCCTGTCATCTCCGGCGACCCCGACTGGCACCTGAGCCGTGAAGCCGTGCAGGTCTACGACGCCGACGGCGCTGTGGTCGGGGGAGTCGCCGGGTTCGGCGGGCTCTACCTGGCGTGGTTGGAGCACATCGCGGCCGGCCTGGGCGAGCGGCCGATCGTCGTGATCTGCGAGTCGCGCCAGCTCGGAGAGCTCATCGCCTCGTGGGCGGATCCGCGCGTGCGCATCGTCCACACCATCCACACGATCCATCTGGAAGCGCCGTACACGGCAGACGCCCCGATGAACACCCTCTGGACGCGCTGGTTGGGCCTCGCCGATCGTTTCGACGGGGTGATCTGGCCGACAGCGACCCAGCGCGACGACGTGGTGGCTCGCTTCGGCGCGAGCGCGCACCACGCGGTCGTCCCGAATCCGATCCCCGCCGTCACGCGGCGTGATGACCTGCGCGAGGACGGCCTCGTCGTCGTGCTCGGTCGCCTGGCACCGGGCAAGCGGGTGGATCACGCGATCCGTGCCTTCCTGGCCGCCGACGTGCCGGGGGCCCGGATGGAGATCTGGGGCGGCGGTCCCGAGCAGGAACGCCTTGCCGCGTTGATCGAGGAGCTCGGAGCGAGCGACCGGGTTGTGCTCTCCGGATACACCGACGACCCCGGTCGTGTGCTCGATCGTGCCGCGCTGGTGGTGACGGCGACGGCCTTCGAAGGGCAGCCGCTGTCGATCGTCGAGGCACTGCTGCACGGGGCGCCCGTCGTGTCCTACGACGCGCGCTACGGCATCCGTGACGTGCTGCAGCAGGGTGGTGGCGTGCTGGTGCCCGGCGGCGACGTCGACGCGCTGGGCGCGGCCGTGCGGCGCGTGCTCACGGATGACGCGCTGCGCACCCGGTTGGGCGAGGAAGGTCCAGCGGTCGCGGCCGCTTGGAGCCCCGAGCGCTCGCTCGCCGCCCTCACCGATGTGATCGCCGACGTCGTGCAGCGCCCCTCGCGTCGCGCCTGA
- a CDS encoding DNA alkylation repair protein, with protein MPSAELATRIRLALLDAADPALAPAQQSYMKSSMPFYGVRMPLVRRLVSAQAKGLTDPELLRGAALLLWRDATHREERYAATTLTALRPLRARLDMLPVHEEMIRTGAWWDHVDEIAHRLAETLAAHPGEMTPLLRDWSGDVDMWIRRASIIAQLGRRGETDRDLLTTVIDANAADREFFIRKAIGWALREMARIDPDWVRAFVDARDLSPLSRREALKHL; from the coding sequence GTGCCTTCTGCAGAGCTCGCGACACGGATACGCCTCGCCCTTCTCGACGCCGCAGATCCGGCACTCGCGCCCGCGCAGCAGTCGTACATGAAGTCGTCGATGCCGTTCTACGGGGTGCGGATGCCGCTCGTGCGCCGGCTGGTCTCCGCGCAGGCCAAGGGGCTGACCGATCCAGAGCTGCTGCGGGGCGCCGCCCTGCTCCTCTGGCGCGACGCCACCCATCGCGAGGAGCGCTACGCCGCGACCACGCTGACCGCGCTGCGTCCGCTGCGTGCGCGGCTCGACATGCTCCCGGTGCACGAGGAGATGATCCGCACCGGTGCCTGGTGGGATCACGTCGACGAGATCGCGCACCGACTCGCGGAGACGCTGGCTGCCCACCCCGGCGAGATGACTCCGCTGCTGCGGGACTGGTCCGGTGATGTGGACATGTGGATCCGCCGCGCCAGCATCATCGCGCAGCTCGGACGCCGCGGCGAGACCGACCGTGACCTGCTCACCACCGTGATCGACGCGAACGCCGCCGACCGCGAGTTCTTCATCCGCAAGGCGATCGGCTGGGCTCTGCGCGAGATGGCGCGGATCGACCCCGACTGGGTGCGCGCCTTCGTCGACGCCCGCGACCTCTCGCCGCTGTCTCGCCGCGAGGCGCTGAAGCACCTCTGA
- a CDS encoding YciI family protein — MKYMLIMRSTDEAVAAYKELPFEQVIEAMGRYNESMIKAGVLAAGEGLTDAAEGFVVDFSAETPLITDGPYGETKELFNGFWILEVSSREEAAEWASRAPLGPGSFLEVRRVTDMSDFPADNEWIEKEAGWREEEARRAQQ; from the coding sequence ATGAAGTACATGCTGATCATGCGCTCGACCGACGAAGCCGTCGCCGCATACAAGGAGCTCCCGTTCGAGCAGGTCATCGAGGCCATGGGCAGGTACAACGAGTCCATGATCAAAGCCGGTGTCCTCGCCGCTGGTGAAGGTCTGACCGACGCTGCCGAGGGCTTCGTCGTCGACTTCAGCGCCGAGACGCCCCTGATCACGGATGGCCCCTACGGCGAGACCAAGGAGCTGTTCAACGGCTTCTGGATCCTCGAGGTCTCGAGCCGCGAGGAGGCCGCGGAGTGGGCGAGTCGTGCGCCGCTCGGACCTGGATCGTTCCTCGAGGTGCGTCGCGTGACCGACATGTCGGATTTCCCGGCGGACAACGAGTGGATCGAGAAGGAAGCGGGCTGGCGCGAAGAAGAGGCGCGTCGCGCCCAGCAGTGA
- a CDS encoding RNA polymerase sigma factor yields the protein MSDTSADSATARSAPGSGSTERAVAAVWRIESARIVGTLTRLVGDFGLAEDLAQEALLDALRQWPLEGAPRNPAAWLTAVAKRKAIDGWRRQERLDDRMAALAHDLEREQAEAPDAPWDPDAVDDDVLRLIFISCHPVLSREAQVALTLRVVAGLSSEQIARAFLVPTATVQQRIVRAKKTLAAAHVPFEMPPREEQPARLGAILGVLYLIFNEGHSASSGSDWMRPELSDEAIRLARVLAALMPRERDVHSLVALMELTAARFPARVDAHGDPVLLADQDRRRWDRGRIARGRAALATADAFGSGRGPYGLQAAIAECHAVAASVEETDWDRIVLLYEALGRIAPSPVVELNRAAAVAMATGPASALRIIDQLAASGVLSGYHLLPATRAELLLSLGRDQEARGEFAVAAALAGNDRERALLEAKAAGR from the coding sequence ATGAGCGACACCTCTGCCGACAGCGCGACGGCGCGCTCCGCACCCGGGTCAGGGTCGACGGAGCGCGCCGTCGCCGCGGTCTGGCGCATCGAATCCGCCCGCATCGTCGGAACACTCACGAGGCTCGTCGGCGACTTCGGGCTCGCCGAGGATCTCGCGCAGGAGGCGCTGCTCGACGCTCTCCGGCAGTGGCCGCTCGAGGGAGCGCCCCGCAATCCTGCCGCCTGGCTGACGGCGGTCGCGAAACGCAAGGCGATCGACGGATGGCGCCGCCAGGAACGGCTTGACGACCGCATGGCCGCGCTCGCCCACGATCTGGAGCGCGAACAGGCGGAGGCGCCGGACGCGCCCTGGGACCCGGATGCGGTCGATGACGACGTTCTGCGGCTGATCTTCATCTCGTGCCACCCCGTGCTGTCGCGCGAGGCGCAGGTGGCGCTCACGCTGCGCGTGGTGGCCGGTCTGTCGAGCGAGCAGATCGCACGGGCGTTCCTGGTGCCGACGGCCACTGTGCAGCAGCGGATCGTGCGGGCGAAGAAGACACTCGCCGCAGCACACGTGCCGTTCGAGATGCCGCCCCGCGAGGAGCAGCCTGCCCGGCTCGGAGCGATCCTCGGCGTGCTGTACCTGATCTTCAACGAAGGCCATTCCGCGAGCAGTGGCTCCGATTGGATGCGCCCCGAGCTGAGTGACGAGGCCATCCGCCTGGCGCGGGTGCTCGCCGCGCTGATGCCGCGGGAGCGGGACGTGCACAGCCTCGTCGCGCTCATGGAGCTGACGGCCGCGCGTTTCCCCGCACGTGTCGACGCGCACGGCGACCCGGTGCTGCTCGCAGACCAGGACCGCCGACGCTGGGACCGGGGGAGGATCGCCCGCGGTCGTGCCGCACTCGCCACAGCGGATGCGTTCGGATCGGGACGGGGCCCCTACGGTCTGCAAGCTGCGATCGCCGAATGCCACGCCGTCGCCGCCTCGGTCGAGGAGACCGACTGGGATCGCATCGTGCTGCTGTACGAGGCGCTCGGCCGCATCGCGCCGTCGCCCGTCGTCGAGCTCAACCGCGCAGCGGCCGTGGCCATGGCGACCGGCCCGGCATCCGCACTGCGGATCATCGACCAGCTCGCAGCCTCCGGTGTCCTTTCCGGGTATCACCTGCTCCCGGCCACCAGGGCTGAACTGCTGCTGAGTCTCGGGCGGGATCAGGAGGCCCGGGGCGAATTCGCCGTTGCTGCGGCTCTCGCCGGCAACGATCGTGAGCGGGCGCTGCTCGAGGCCAAGGCCGCAGGGCGCTGA
- a CDS encoding GlsB/YeaQ/YmgE family stress response membrane protein has product MSFLGFLLLGLIAGAIAKLILPGKQGGGWFITLLLGVVGAFLGGWLGSLILNRPLTEFWDLGTWLLAIGGSIIVLLIYGLIAGRGQKVRD; this is encoded by the coding sequence ATGAGCTTTCTCGGATTTCTTCTTCTCGGCCTCATCGCCGGAGCCATCGCGAAGCTGATCCTGCCCGGCAAGCAGGGCGGCGGATGGTTCATCACCCTGCTGCTCGGCGTCGTCGGCGCCTTCCTCGGCGGATGGCTCGGCAGCCTGATCCTGAACCGGCCCCTCACGGAGTTCTGGGACCTGGGCACCTGGCTCCTCGCCATCGGCGGCTCGATCATCGTGCTGCTGATCTACGGCCTGATCGCCGGCCGCGGTCAGAAGGTTCGCGACTGA
- a CDS encoding Bax inhibitor-1/YccA family protein, protein MSNFAFNNPAFKQQDPRNVATYPGGPQAAQGAQNASFQHAGIDAATNAQLEGMYAAPPAGAIETDRMSVEDTVWKTAGLFAILLVTAAVGWVWTLGGVAAPAYNPYSDFQPNMLPWIVGALAGFVLAMVITFTSRKKVRPALIFAYAAFEGLFIGGISAFFEVLYPGIVVQATLATVSVVGVTLALFASGKIRASKKATKIFMIAMMGYLVFSLLNVVLMWTGINDNAFGLLSAKPFLGIPLGLIIGVLVVIMAAYSLVLDFDQIQQGVRNGAPRQYGWLGAFGIMVTVVWLYIEILRIIAIARSN, encoded by the coding sequence ATGAGCAACTTCGCATTCAACAACCCTGCGTTCAAGCAGCAGGATCCGCGCAACGTCGCGACCTACCCGGGCGGACCGCAGGCTGCTCAGGGTGCACAGAACGCCTCCTTCCAGCACGCCGGAATCGACGCGGCGACCAACGCGCAGCTCGAGGGCATGTACGCCGCTCCTCCGGCAGGCGCCATCGAGACCGACCGCATGTCGGTCGAGGACACGGTGTGGAAGACCGCCGGCCTGTTCGCCATCCTCCTGGTCACCGCCGCGGTCGGCTGGGTCTGGACGCTCGGCGGCGTCGCCGCTCCCGCGTACAACCCGTACAGCGACTTCCAGCCGAACATGCTGCCGTGGATCGTGGGCGCGCTCGCCGGCTTCGTCCTCGCGATGGTCATCACCTTCACCTCGCGCAAGAAGGTGCGTCCGGCGCTGATCTTCGCCTACGCCGCGTTCGAGGGTCTCTTCATCGGTGGAATCTCGGCGTTCTTCGAGGTCCTGTACCCGGGCATCGTCGTCCAGGCCACGCTCGCGACCGTCTCGGTCGTCGGTGTGACCCTGGCCCTCTTCGCGAGCGGCAAGATCCGCGCGTCGAAGAAGGCCACCAAGATCTTCATGATCGCGATGATGGGCTACCTCGTCTTCTCGCTCCTGAACGTCGTGCTCATGTGGACCGGCATCAACGACAACGCCTTCGGACTCCTCAGCGCCAAGCCGTTCCTCGGCATCCCGCTGGGTCTGATCATCGGCGTCCTCGTCGTGATCATGGCCGCGTACTCGCTGGTGCTCGACTTCGACCAGATCCAGCAGGGCGTCCGCAACGGCGCTCCGCGCCAGTACGGCTGGCTCGGTGCCTTCGGCATCATGGTCACGGTGGTCTGGCTCTACATCGAGATCCTGCGGATCATCGCGATCGCCCGAAGCAACTGA
- a CDS encoding glycerophosphodiester phosphodiesterase family protein, protein MPRKSPLVIGHRGAPGYRPEHSRSSYELALAMGVDAVEPDVVATKDGVLVVRHENEISGTTDVADHPEFADRKTTKRVDGQALTGWFTEDFTWAELSTLRGRERLPEVRLSSASFDGSQAILRLVDVLDIVREGSVEHGREIGVVLEVKHATYFASIGIELAPLIERDLRAAGWADGELPLIIECFESTVLGQLRERGIPASYIYLIEAAGRPYDLLVAQGMHATTYKATVTPRGLDDLVGRVDGISVNKKMLLARGNTIVPDAHARGLKVFTWTCRPENGFLSPEFRGPGGRAAYGDYEAEWGVIARTGVDGVFVDHPDLGVGFFRS, encoded by the coding sequence GTGCCCAGGAAATCTCCTCTCGTCATCGGGCACCGCGGTGCGCCCGGCTACCGCCCGGAACACAGTCGCTCCTCCTATGAGCTCGCGCTCGCGATGGGCGTCGATGCCGTGGAACCCGATGTGGTCGCCACCAAGGACGGCGTGCTGGTGGTGCGTCATGAGAACGAGATCTCCGGCACCACGGATGTCGCCGATCACCCGGAGTTCGCGGACCGGAAGACCACGAAGCGCGTCGACGGTCAGGCGTTGACGGGCTGGTTCACCGAGGACTTCACGTGGGCCGAGCTGTCGACGCTGCGCGGGCGCGAGAGGCTGCCGGAGGTGCGGCTCTCGAGCGCGAGCTTCGACGGTTCGCAGGCCATCCTGCGACTGGTGGACGTGCTGGACATCGTGCGCGAAGGCTCTGTGGAGCATGGACGTGAGATCGGCGTCGTCCTGGAGGTCAAGCACGCGACGTACTTCGCGAGCATCGGCATCGAGCTTGCTCCGTTGATCGAGCGAGACCTGCGCGCAGCCGGATGGGCCGACGGCGAGCTCCCGCTGATCATCGAGTGCTTCGAATCGACCGTGCTCGGGCAGCTCCGAGAGCGCGGCATCCCCGCCTCCTACATCTACCTGATCGAGGCAGCGGGTCGGCCCTACGACCTCCTGGTCGCACAGGGCATGCACGCGACGACCTACAAGGCCACGGTGACGCCTCGGGGGCTGGACGACCTTGTCGGTCGCGTCGACGGCATCAGCGTCAACAAGAAGATGCTGCTCGCGCGCGGCAACACGATCGTCCCGGATGCGCATGCCAGAGGCCTCAAGGTCTTCACCTGGACCTGCCGCCCTGAGAACGGATTCCTGTCACCGGAGTTTCGCGGACCGGGAGGACGCGCGGCCTATGGCGACTACGAGGCCGAGTGGGGCGTGATCGCCCGCACCGGAGTCGACGGCGTCTTCGTCGACCATCCGGATCTCGGAGTGGGATTCTTCCGCAGCTGA
- a CDS encoding YccF domain-containing protein codes for MRTILNIIWVILAGWALFLGYVLAGVLLCIPIITIPWAIASFRIARYAIWPFGREVVSRPTAGVGSFLGNVLWVILAGWWLAIGHIVSGLALCITIIGIPMGIADFKMVPVSLMPLGKEIVSTRKGAFDRTL; via the coding sequence ATGCGCACGATCCTCAACATCATCTGGGTCATCCTGGCCGGCTGGGCCCTGTTCCTCGGGTACGTGCTGGCCGGTGTTCTGCTGTGCATCCCGATCATCACGATCCCGTGGGCGATCGCCTCGTTCCGCATCGCGCGCTACGCGATCTGGCCATTCGGACGAGAGGTCGTGAGCAGGCCCACCGCCGGCGTCGGATCCTTCCTCGGCAATGTGCTCTGGGTGATCCTGGCCGGCTGGTGGCTCGCGATCGGCCACATCGTCTCGGGTCTCGCACTCTGCATCACGATCATCGGCATCCCGATGGGCATCGCCGACTTCAAGATGGTGCCGGTCTCTCTCATGCCGCTCGGCAAGGAGATCGTCTCCACACGCAAGGGTGCATTCGACCGCACCCTGTGA
- a CDS encoding ABC transporter ATP-binding protein — MSGIVVDAVSRSFGSVHAVRGATLRAEEGRVTGLVGPNGAGKTTLLLMLASLLAPDSGSIRIGGVDPAADPLAARRLLGWMPDALGAWPSLTARETIVTTARLYGISRSDAAPRAEQLLDLVGLGELADSPAKVLSRGQKQKLGLARALVHDPQVLLLDEPASGLDPEARVQLRVLLRRFAAEGRTVLISSHVLSELEEVVDDAVFLVAGAVVDAAPAQASARAWRIRLSGASTERLKADSWQVASTLGVAPESLGADRGAVLLGLPSEEAAADALRRLVEAGLPVSEFAPAQSALEHTFLALREQEAHPAPASPPPPAPPAHPTPTEDGA; from the coding sequence ATGAGTGGAATCGTCGTCGACGCCGTCAGCAGATCATTCGGATCGGTCCACGCCGTGCGCGGCGCGACCCTCCGTGCCGAGGAAGGGCGGGTGACCGGACTGGTCGGCCCCAACGGCGCCGGCAAGACCACGCTGCTGCTGATGCTCGCGTCGCTGCTCGCTCCCGACTCCGGCAGCATCCGGATCGGGGGAGTGGATCCGGCAGCCGACCCGCTGGCCGCTCGACGTCTGCTGGGATGGATGCCCGATGCGCTGGGAGCGTGGCCCTCGCTCACCGCGCGGGAGACGATCGTCACGACGGCCCGGCTCTACGGCATCTCCCGGTCCGATGCGGCCCCCCGTGCTGAACAGCTCCTGGACCTCGTCGGCCTCGGTGAGCTCGCCGACTCTCCAGCGAAGGTGCTCTCCCGCGGGCAGAAGCAGAAGCTCGGACTCGCGCGCGCACTGGTGCACGATCCGCAGGTGCTGTTGCTCGACGAACCGGCGTCGGGTCTGGACCCCGAGGCCCGCGTGCAGCTGCGCGTGCTGCTGCGCCGCTTCGCCGCTGAAGGCCGCACGGTGCTGATCTCCAGCCACGTGCTCTCCGAACTCGAAGAGGTCGTCGACGATGCGGTGTTCCTCGTCGCGGGTGCCGTGGTGGACGCCGCACCCGCACAGGCGAGCGCGCGGGCATGGCGGATCAGGCTCTCCGGTGCATCGACCGAACGGCTGAAGGCGGACTCCTGGCAGGTCGCATCGACGCTCGGGGTGGCACCGGAGTCGCTCGGTGCCGACCGAGGCGCGGTGCTGCTCGGCCTTCCGAGCGAAGAGGCCGCCGCCGACGCGCTGCGGCGTTTGGTGGAGGCGGGACTCCCGGTGTCGGAGTTCGCCCCGGCCCAGAGCGCACTGGAGCACACGTTCCTCGCTCTCCGTGAGCAGGAGGCGCATCCCGCCCCGGCTTCACCGCCCCCACCCGCCCCGCCCGCACACCCCACCCCGACGGAGGACGGCGCATGA